The following are encoded together in the Halomonas halophila genome:
- a CDS encoding choline sulfate utilization transcriptional regulator, with protein sequence MDKRVSPNGLRVFEAAARHLSFTAAARELRSTQSAVSQQVRALEEQLGLKLFDRVHRGVRLTEPGQALFEAVQEGFATIENTIDRLQRRHRNPRLNILTDFSLASYWLLPRLPDFRRRHPDIDVRIQTNQGVFDWQGQEVDIAIVFGDRRGLEGATRLLDEEVFPVCSPGFLGQHGPIDGLARLGEVPLLTLSADQGQQWLDWPGYFVRLGGRAQPAPSELIFNNYPLLVQAAIAGQGVALGWRGLVDDLIERGMLTVLDGLSLSTSNGYGMIDVHPEDRRDAKRAFMAWILAG encoded by the coding sequence ATGGATAAACGGGTATCGCCCAACGGCCTGCGGGTGTTCGAGGCGGCGGCTCGCCACCTGAGCTTCACCGCCGCCGCCCGGGAGCTGCGCTCCACCCAGTCGGCGGTCAGCCAGCAGGTCCGTGCCCTGGAGGAGCAACTCGGCCTTAAGCTGTTCGATCGCGTGCACCGCGGCGTACGCCTCACCGAGCCGGGCCAGGCGCTGTTCGAGGCCGTGCAGGAAGGCTTCGCGACCATCGAGAACACCATCGACCGGCTACAGCGGCGCCATCGCAACCCCCGCCTGAACATCCTCACCGACTTCTCGCTGGCCTCCTACTGGCTGCTGCCGCGGCTGCCCGACTTCCGCCGCCGGCATCCCGACATCGACGTGCGCATCCAGACCAACCAGGGCGTGTTCGACTGGCAGGGCCAGGAGGTCGACATCGCCATCGTGTTCGGCGACCGCCGCGGCCTGGAAGGCGCGACGCGGCTGCTGGACGAGGAGGTGTTTCCGGTCTGCAGCCCCGGTTTCCTTGGCCAGCACGGCCCGATCGACGGGCTGGCGCGCCTCGGCGAGGTGCCGCTGCTGACGCTGAGCGCCGACCAGGGGCAGCAGTGGCTGGACTGGCCCGGCTACTTCGTGCGCCTGGGCGGCCGGGCGCAGCCGGCGCCATCGGAGCTGATCTTCAACAACTATCCGCTGCTGGTGCAGGCGGCGATCGCCGGGCAGGGGGTCGCGCTGGGCTGGCGGGGGCTGGTCGACGACCTGATCGAGCGCGGCATGCTGACGGTGCTGGACGGCCTCTCGCTGAGCACCTCCAACGGCTACGGGATGATCGACGTCCACCCCGAGGATCGGCGCGACGCCAAACGGGCTTTCATGGCCTGGATACTGGCCGGCTGA
- a CDS encoding heme-binding protein has translation MQTKAVLTLDDVNVLLDAAQKEAEANGWSVTIAVADDGGHLLGLRRLDGAAPFSAGVATEKARNAAIGRKETQVFEEMINNGRTAFATAPLQALLSGGVPVIVDGQVAGSIGISGVKPDQDVQIAKAAVASLT, from the coding sequence ATGCAGACCAAAGCTGTACTGACCCTGGACGACGTCAACGTCCTGCTCGATGCGGCACAGAAGGAAGCCGAGGCCAACGGCTGGTCCGTGACCATCGCCGTGGCCGACGATGGCGGTCACCTGCTCGGCCTGCGCCGGCTGGACGGCGCCGCGCCCTTCAGCGCCGGCGTCGCCACCGAGAAGGCGCGCAACGCCGCCATCGGCCGCAAGGAGACCCAGGTGTTCGAGGAGATGATCAACAACGGCCGCACCGCCTTCGCCACCGCACCGCTGCAGGCCCTGCTGTCCGGCGGCGTACCGGTGATCGTCGACGGCCAGGTGGCCGGCAGCATCGGCATCTCCGGCGTCAAGCCCGACCAGGACGTGCAGATCGCCAAGGCCGCCGTGGCCAGCCTGACCTGA
- the glcF gene encoding glycolate oxidase subunit GlcF, with protein MQTHFTEQDLEQPHIREADRVLRTCVHCGFCNATCPTYQLLGDERDGPRGRIYLMKQMLENPEDDVVTEETRLHLDRCLTCRNCETTCPSGVEYHKLLDIGRAEIERRAPRPAAERALRFGLRKALVEPARFQALLKLGQTFRPLVPGALRDKMPPAPVDAGSRPEGARHERQMLILEGCVQPGLSPNTNAATARVLDRLGIGLTPAPEAGCCGAIDYHLNAQDAGRARMRANIDAWWPHIEAGCEAIVQTASGCGAMVKEYGEVLADDPEYSEKAARISALAKDLVEILRDEDLEPLTLREHKRLAFHCPCTLQHAQKLGGSVDAVLAKLGFSLTPVQDAHLCCGSAGTYSVTQPELATELRDNKLDALEAGDPEVIVTANIGCQTHLNGAGRTPVRHWIEIVDEALA; from the coding sequence ATGCAGACGCACTTCACCGAACAGGATCTCGAACAGCCGCACATCCGCGAGGCCGACCGGGTGCTGCGCACCTGCGTGCACTGCGGCTTCTGCAACGCCACCTGCCCCACCTACCAGCTGCTGGGCGACGAGCGCGACGGCCCCCGTGGGCGCATCTACCTGATGAAGCAGATGCTGGAGAATCCCGAAGACGACGTCGTCACCGAGGAGACCCGGCTGCACCTGGACCGCTGCCTGACCTGCCGCAACTGCGAGACCACCTGCCCGTCCGGGGTGGAATACCACAAGCTGCTCGACATCGGCCGCGCCGAGATCGAGCGCCGGGCGCCGCGGCCCGCCGCCGAGCGCGCGCTTCGCTTCGGCCTGCGCAAGGCGCTGGTCGAGCCGGCCCGCTTCCAGGCGTTGCTCAAGCTCGGCCAGACCTTCCGCCCGCTGGTGCCCGGCGCCCTGCGCGACAAGATGCCGCCGGCGCCGGTGGACGCCGGCAGCCGCCCCGAGGGTGCCCGTCACGAGCGCCAGATGCTGATCCTCGAGGGCTGCGTGCAGCCGGGGCTCTCGCCCAACACCAACGCCGCCACCGCCCGGGTGCTCGACCGCCTCGGCATCGGCCTGACGCCGGCCCCGGAGGCCGGCTGCTGCGGCGCCATCGACTATCACCTCAATGCCCAGGACGCCGGCCGCGCGCGGATGCGCGCCAACATCGACGCCTGGTGGCCTCACATCGAGGCCGGCTGCGAGGCCATCGTGCAGACCGCCAGCGGCTGCGGCGCCATGGTCAAGGAATACGGCGAGGTGCTGGCCGACGACCCCGAGTACTCGGAGAAAGCCGCGCGCATCAGCGCCCTGGCCAAGGACCTGGTGGAGATCCTGCGCGACGAGGACCTCGAACCGCTGACGCTGCGCGAGCACAAGCGCCTGGCCTTCCACTGCCCCTGCACCCTGCAACACGCCCAGAAGCTCGGTGGCAGCGTCGATGCCGTGCTGGCCAAGCTCGGTTTCTCGCTGACCCCGGTGCAGGACGCCCACCTGTGCTGCGGCTCGGCCGGCACCTACTCGGTGACCCAGCCCGAGCTCGCCACCGAACTGCGCGACAACAAGCTCGACGCCCTGGAGGCCGGCGATCCGGAAGTGATCGTGACGGCCAACATCGGGTGCCAGACGCACCTGAACGGCGCCGGCCGGACCCCGGTCAGACACTGGATCGAGATCGTGGACGAGGCGCTGGCATGA
- the glcE gene encoding glycolate oxidase subunit GlcE → MATSTSPQDRDISTELGERVRQANAAGTALRIVGGDTKAFYGRQVRGRTGEVETLATREHRGITGYDPVELIVSVRAGTPLAELEAALAENDQMLPFEPPHFGDAATVGGTVAAGLSGPRRPWAGAVRDFVLGARVITHTGDEQRFGGEVMKNVAGYDLSRLMVGAQGGLGLLTEVTLKVLPRPSACHGLRLEMPLDEARERLAEWGRHPLPLTAAAWQDGALHLRLEGGPGSVATTRARLGGEDLDPGFWDDLREQRLPFFGGDDDRPLWRISLPQRARLEADGLDEQAMLHDWAGAQRWLRSDLPAEALRDACAAAGGHATCLTPGAAEPFTPLPEVMFKYHRRLKAELDPKGIFNPGRLYAEL, encoded by the coding sequence ATGGCCACATCCACATCCCCGCAGGACCGGGACATCAGCACCGAGCTGGGCGAGCGCGTCCGCCAGGCCAACGCCGCGGGCACGGCGCTGCGCATCGTCGGCGGTGACACCAAGGCCTTCTATGGTCGACAGGTTCGGGGCCGCACCGGGGAGGTCGAGACGCTCGCCACCCGCGAGCATCGCGGCATCACCGGCTATGACCCGGTGGAGCTGATCGTCTCGGTGCGCGCCGGCACCCCGCTGGCCGAACTGGAAGCGGCGCTGGCCGAGAACGACCAGATGCTGCCCTTCGAGCCGCCGCACTTCGGCGACGCCGCCACCGTCGGCGGTACGGTCGCCGCCGGACTCTCCGGCCCGCGTCGCCCCTGGGCCGGTGCCGTGCGCGACTTCGTGCTCGGCGCCCGGGTGATCACCCACACCGGCGACGAACAGCGCTTCGGTGGCGAGGTGATGAAGAACGTCGCCGGCTACGACCTGTCGCGGCTGATGGTCGGCGCCCAGGGCGGCCTGGGGCTGCTCACCGAGGTCACGCTCAAGGTGCTGCCGCGCCCCTCGGCCTGCCACGGCCTGCGGCTGGAGATGCCGCTGGACGAGGCCCGCGAGCGCCTCGCCGAATGGGGCCGTCATCCACTGCCGCTGACCGCCGCCGCCTGGCAGGACGGCGCCCTGCACCTGCGCCTCGAGGGCGGCCCCGGCTCGGTGGCCACCACCCGCGCGCGCCTCGGCGGCGAGGACCTCGATCCCGGCTTCTGGGACGACCTGCGCGAGCAGCGCCTGCCGTTCTTCGGCGGCGATGACGACCGCCCGCTGTGGCGCATCTCGCTGCCCCAGCGCGCCCGCCTCGAGGCCGACGGCCTCGACGAGCAGGCCATGCTCCACGACTGGGCCGGCGCCCAGCGCTGGCTGAGAAGCGACCTGCCCGCCGAGGCCCTGCGTGATGCCTGCGCCGCCGCCGGCGGACACGCCACCTGCCTCACGCCCGGCGCCGCCGAGCCCTTCACCCCGCTGCCCGAGGTGATGTTCAAGTACCACCGCCGGCTCAAGGCCGAGCTGGACCCGAAGGGCATCTTCAATCCGGGCCGACTCTACGCGGAGCTCTGA
- the glcD gene encoding glycolate oxidase subunit GlcD, with translation MNIHYDARLDGELPRRDKAEVLASLQQAAPGLTLLHREEDLHPFECDGLAAYRVMPMLVALPETLDQVEALLKGCRALGVPVVTRGAGTGLSGGALPLEQGVLLVMSRFSKILEIDPDARIARVQPGVRNLAISEAAAPFGLYYAPDPSSQIACSIGGNVAENAGGVHCLKYGLTVHNVMKVEILTIEGERMTLGSEALDAPGFDLLALFNGSEGMLGVVTEITVKLLPKPETTKVLMASFDDVGKAGRAVGDIIAAGIIPGGLEMMDNLAIRAAEDFIHAGYPVEAEAILLCELDGVEADVDDDADRVREVLERAGAIDIQQARDEAERARFWAGRKNAFPAVGRMSPDYYCMDGTIPRRELPRVLQGIADLSEAYGLKVANVFHAGDGNMHPLILFDANREGELEQAEALGGKILELCVEAGGSITGEHGVGREKINQMCAQFGSDELTTFHAVKAAFDPEGLLNPGKNIPTLARCAEFGAMHVHGGELPHPELPRF, from the coding sequence ATGAACATCCACTACGACGCACGACTCGACGGCGAGCTGCCCCGCCGTGACAAGGCGGAGGTGCTCGCCAGCCTGCAGCAGGCCGCCCCCGGCCTGACGCTGCTCCATCGCGAGGAGGACCTGCACCCCTTCGAATGCGACGGCCTGGCCGCCTATCGCGTCATGCCCATGCTGGTCGCTCTGCCGGAGACCCTCGACCAGGTCGAGGCGCTGCTCAAGGGCTGCCGGGCACTGGGCGTGCCGGTGGTCACCCGCGGCGCCGGCACCGGCCTCTCCGGCGGCGCCCTGCCGCTGGAGCAGGGCGTGCTGCTGGTGATGTCGCGCTTCAGCAAGATCCTCGAGATCGACCCCGATGCCCGCATCGCCCGCGTCCAGCCCGGCGTGCGCAACCTGGCCATCTCCGAGGCCGCCGCGCCCTTTGGCCTCTACTACGCGCCGGACCCCTCCTCGCAGATCGCCTGCTCCATCGGCGGCAACGTGGCGGAGAACGCCGGCGGCGTGCACTGCCTCAAGTACGGCCTGACCGTGCACAACGTGATGAAGGTCGAGATCCTCACCATCGAGGGCGAGCGCATGACCCTCGGCAGCGAGGCGCTGGACGCCCCGGGCTTCGACCTGCTGGCGCTGTTCAACGGCTCGGAGGGCATGCTCGGCGTGGTCACCGAGATCACCGTCAAGCTGCTGCCCAAGCCCGAGACCACCAAGGTGCTAATGGCCAGCTTCGACGACGTGGGCAAGGCCGGTCGCGCCGTGGGCGACATCATCGCCGCCGGCATCATCCCCGGCGGGCTCGAGATGATGGACAACCTGGCGATCCGCGCCGCCGAGGACTTCATCCACGCCGGCTACCCGGTCGAGGCCGAGGCCATCCTGCTGTGCGAGCTGGACGGCGTGGAAGCCGACGTCGACGACGACGCCGACCGGGTCCGCGAGGTGCTCGAGAGGGCCGGCGCCATCGACATCCAGCAGGCCCGCGACGAGGCCGAGCGCGCCCGCTTCTGGGCCGGGCGCAAGAACGCCTTCCCCGCGGTGGGCCGCATGTCGCCGGACTACTACTGCATGGACGGCACCATCCCCCGCCGCGAGCTGCCCCGCGTGCTGCAGGGCATCGCCGACCTGTCCGAGGCCTACGGCCTGAAGGTCGCCAACGTCTTCCACGCCGGCGACGGCAACATGCATCCGCTGATCCTGTTCGATGCCAACCGCGAGGGCGAGCTCGAGCAGGCCGAGGCACTGGGCGGCAAGATCCTCGAGCTGTGCGTGGAGGCCGGCGGCTCGATCACCGGCGAGCACGGCGTGGGCCGCGAGAAGATCAACCAAATGTGCGCCCAGTTCGGCAGCGACGAGCTGACCACCTTCCACGCGGTGAAGGCGGCCTTCGACCCCGAGGGCCTGCTCAACCCGGGCAAGAACATCCCGACCCTGGCGCGCTGCGCCGAGTTCGGCGCCATGCACGTGCACGGCGGCGAGCTGCCGCACCCCGAGCTGCCCCGTTTTTGA
- a CDS encoding L-lactate permease yields MHDSLLALLAFTPLLLAGILLIGLRMAARVAMPIVFAVTAVIALFAWDMTTTRVLASTLQGLMLTVAILWIIFGAILLLNTLKHSGGITAIRNGFSGISPDRRVQAIIVAWLFGCFIEGASGFGTPAAVAAPLMVALGFPALAAVVVGMMIQSTPVSFGAVGTPIVVGVSGGLDRNGITAALEAGGSSWLDYFHLVAGEVAVVHALVGVFMPLLMVTVMVRFFGANRSWKEGLAIAPFALFAGVCFVVPYALAGVLLGPEFPSMIGAMVGLAIVVPAARRGFLIPRESWDFPASTSWPDHWIGKLVIKTDEVVGKTPISTAMGWLPYVLLAVLLVASRTIDPLKQVLTSVSLSWSNILGEAGISGSIQPLYLPGGILVAVVLLTALLHRMRLGELRAAFGESTRTLAGAGFVLVFTIPMVRILINSGVNTADLVSMPVAMASLVADGVGDIYPLFAPAVGALGAFIAGSNTVSNLMLSDFQFNVAQQLGVSTALMVALQAVGAAAGNMIAIHNVVAASATVGLLGREGITIRKTILPTLYYVLAAGLIGLVAIQVFGIGDPLLALG; encoded by the coding sequence ATGCACGACTCTCTACTGGCGCTACTGGCGTTCACTCCTCTGCTGCTGGCGGGGATCCTGCTGATCGGCCTGCGCATGGCGGCGCGGGTCGCCATGCCGATCGTCTTCGCCGTGACCGCCGTCATCGCCCTGTTCGCCTGGGACATGACCACCACTCGGGTGCTGGCCTCGACCCTGCAGGGCCTGATGCTGACGGTGGCGATCCTGTGGATCATCTTCGGCGCCATCCTGCTGCTCAACACGCTCAAGCATTCCGGCGGCATCACCGCCATCCGCAACGGCTTTTCCGGCATCAGTCCGGACCGCCGCGTCCAGGCCATCATCGTCGCCTGGCTGTTCGGCTGCTTCATCGAGGGCGCCTCGGGCTTCGGCACCCCGGCCGCGGTGGCCGCCCCGCTGATGGTGGCGCTCGGCTTCCCGGCGCTGGCCGCCGTGGTCGTCGGCATGATGATCCAGTCCACCCCGGTATCCTTCGGCGCCGTGGGCACCCCGATCGTGGTCGGCGTCTCGGGCGGTCTCGACAGGAACGGGATCACCGCCGCCCTGGAAGCCGGTGGCAGCAGCTGGCTCGACTACTTCCACCTGGTGGCCGGTGAGGTCGCGGTCGTCCACGCCCTGGTCGGCGTGTTCATGCCGCTGCTGATGGTTACCGTGATGGTGCGCTTCTTCGGCGCCAACCGCTCCTGGAAGGAAGGCCTGGCCATCGCGCCGTTCGCGCTGTTCGCCGGCGTGTGCTTCGTGGTGCCCTATGCACTGGCCGGCGTGCTGCTGGGGCCGGAGTTCCCGTCGATGATCGGCGCCATGGTCGGCCTGGCCATCGTCGTGCCGGCCGCCCGCCGCGGCTTCCTGATCCCCAGGGAAAGCTGGGACTTCCCGGCATCGACCTCCTGGCCGGACCACTGGATCGGCAAGCTGGTCATCAAGACCGACGAGGTGGTCGGCAAGACGCCCATCTCCACCGCCATGGGCTGGCTGCCCTACGTGCTGCTGGCCGTGCTGCTGGTCGCCTCGCGCACCATCGACCCTCTGAAACAGGTGCTGACCTCGGTGAGCCTGAGCTGGAGCAACATCCTCGGCGAGGCCGGCATCTCCGGCAGCATCCAGCCGCTCTACCTGCCCGGCGGCATCCTGGTGGCGGTGGTGCTGCTCACCGCGCTGCTGCATCGCATGCGCCTCGGCGAGCTGCGTGCCGCCTTCGGCGAATCCACCCGCACCCTGGCCGGTGCCGGCTTCGTGCTGGTCTTCACCATCCCCATGGTGCGTATCCTGATCAACTCCGGCGTCAATACCGCCGACCTGGTGTCGATGCCGGTGGCCATGGCAAGCCTGGTGGCCGACGGCGTCGGTGACATTTACCCGCTGTTCGCGCCCGCCGTGGGTGCCCTCGGCGCCTTCATCGCCGGCTCCAACACCGTGTCCAACCTGATGCTGTCGGACTTCCAGTTCAACGTGGCCCAGCAGCTCGGCGTCTCCACGGCCCTGATGGTGGCCCTGCAGGCCGTCGGCGCCGCCGCGGGCAACATGATCGCCATCCACAACGTGGTCGCGGCCTCGGCCACCGTGGGCCTGCTCGGCCGCGAGGGGATCACCATCCGCAAGACGATCCTGCCGACGCTCTACTACGTGCTGGCGGCGGGGCTGATAGGCCTGGTGGCCATTCAGGTCTTCGGCATCGGCGACCCGCTGCTGGCCCTCGGCTGA
- a CDS encoding glutathione S-transferase N-terminal domain-containing protein: MTPVLYDLCGIDERLRFSPYCWRVRYALAHKGLGVETRPWRFTDKEALAFADTDKVPVLVDGDETVTDSYDILRYLDRAYPEAPLLGEGEAEARARFFKHYAERALAPAILRTIVMDLFNAIHPDDRAYFRESREARLGRSLEEFHSPAKGLSQLDAALAPLRGRLEEADFLDGDAPGGADYLVFGFFMWAHCVSSADLISNADPVYAWRERMLDLHDGLGREATRVTDIEGAYR, encoded by the coding sequence ATGACACCTGTGCTCTATGATCTCTGCGGCATCGACGAGCGACTGCGGTTCTCGCCCTACTGCTGGCGCGTTCGCTACGCCCTGGCCCACAAGGGGCTCGGCGTCGAGACGCGGCCCTGGCGGTTCACCGACAAGGAAGCACTGGCCTTCGCCGACACCGACAAGGTGCCGGTGCTGGTCGATGGCGACGAGACGGTGACCGACAGCTACGACATCCTGCGCTACCTGGATCGCGCCTATCCCGAGGCGCCGCTGCTCGGCGAGGGGGAGGCGGAGGCCCGCGCCCGCTTCTTCAAGCACTATGCCGAGCGTGCCCTGGCGCCGGCCATCCTGCGCACCATCGTCATGGACCTGTTCAACGCCATCCACCCCGACGACCGTGCCTACTTCCGCGAAAGCCGCGAGGCGCGCCTGGGCCGCAGCCTCGAGGAGTTCCACTCCCCGGCCAAGGGGCTGTCGCAGCTCGACGCCGCCCTGGCGCCGCTGCGTGGCCGCCTCGAGGAGGCGGATTTCCTCGACGGCGACGCCCCGGGCGGCGCCGACTACCTGGTGTTCGGCTTCTTCATGTGGGCGCACTGCGTGTCCAGCGCCGACCTGATCTCCAATGCCGATCCGGTCTACGCCTGGCGCGAGCGCATGCTCGACCTGCACGACGGGCTGGGTCGCGAGGCGACGCGGGTGACCGATATCGAGGGCGCCTATCGCTAG
- a CDS encoding phasin family protein: MTQAANAKTGEQFESLFVTPMRAYGALNLETAEKLMATQFGAAESVSEATLAQARGWLSVRSAEDVQKALDGQQQAMQSLGDRLKSDAETLLSLGQDYAQKCQTLAEQQFKALGAK, encoded by the coding sequence ATGACCCAGGCAGCGAACGCCAAGACCGGTGAGCAGTTCGAATCCCTCTTCGTGACCCCGATGCGCGCCTATGGCGCCCTCAATCTCGAGACCGCCGAGAAACTGATGGCGACCCAGTTCGGCGCCGCCGAATCGGTGTCCGAGGCGACCCTGGCCCAGGCCCGCGGCTGGCTGTCGGTGAGGAGCGCCGAGGACGTCCAGAAGGCCCTGGACGGGCAGCAGCAGGCCATGCAGTCGCTCGGCGACCGGCTCAAGTCCGACGCCGAGACCCTGCTGAGCCTCGGCCAGGACTACGCCCAGAAATGCCAGACCCTGGCCGAGCAGCAGTTCAAGGCACTCGGCGCGAAGTAA
- a CDS encoding phosphoribosyltransferase, with protein MFRDRRDAAEQLAHRLAPLKEQRPLILAIPRGGVPMGRLIADALEGELDVVLVRKLGAPGNPEYAIGAVGEEERVQLEPTAAHYDERQIASEIETQQALLAERRRRYTPVRAPIDPAGRVVVVVDDGSATGATMAMALETLKHRRPARLIAALGAAPPETVVRLEALADEVVCLEAPASFGAVGQFFADFGQVGDDEVVRLLGTEHG; from the coding sequence ATGTTTCGTGACCGTCGGGATGCCGCCGAACAGCTGGCCCATCGGCTGGCGCCCTTGAAGGAACAACGCCCCCTGATCCTCGCCATTCCCCGCGGGGGCGTGCCCATGGGGCGACTGATCGCCGATGCGCTGGAGGGCGAGCTGGACGTGGTGCTGGTGCGCAAGCTCGGCGCGCCGGGCAATCCGGAGTACGCCATCGGCGCGGTGGGCGAGGAGGAACGCGTACAGCTCGAGCCGACGGCCGCCCACTATGACGAGCGGCAGATCGCCAGCGAGATCGAGACCCAGCAGGCGCTGCTGGCCGAACGCCGACGTCGCTACACGCCGGTTCGTGCGCCCATCGATCCGGCGGGGCGCGTGGTGGTGGTGGTGGACGACGGCAGCGCCACCGGCGCCACCATGGCCATGGCGCTGGAGACCCTGAAGCATCGCCGGCCGGCGCGGCTGATCGCCGCCCTGGGCGCCGCCCCGCCCGAGACCGTGGTCCGCCTGGAGGCCCTCGCCGACGAGGTGGTCTGCCTGGAGGCCCCGGCCAGCTTCGGCGCCGTCGGCCAGTTCTTCGCCGATTTCGGACAGGTCGGCGACGACGAGGTCGTGCGCCTGCTCGGCACCGAACACGGCTGA
- a CDS encoding uracil-xanthine permease family protein yields MQSNTNNTSLFDFHGRPRLLKALPISLQHVLAMIAGVITPPIIIAGVVGATPAEKLQLIQIAVLASGVCTLFHLYGVWKFGARLPAIFGVGFAYVPTLIAVGGQFGIEGILGAQLIGGITMMVVGYFIQYIRHLFPPVVAGTVVLVIGLSLYDIAIRYIAGSGNVDAPQFGELKNWGVGALTLVTVLLASQFGRGVVKLSAIIVGILVGYLVALPLGMVDFGPVASAAWVAVPTPMPFEMEFHSAAIVSLVVICVINSVQTIGDLSATSVAGMNRELRTRELTGGLLGNGLTTAVSAFFGALPTSTFSQNVGIVAMTKVISRAVLAIAGVFMLLAGFSPKFGALMTTIPYPVLGGATITVFGMITMTGIQLLTKDEMSARNMTIVGLALALSLGIAAVPSAISEFPQTLQNVIGGAPIVVAAITAFVLNLVLPRTTLADEAREREAIAEADAAAEQAARGEPRADGGRVASGAGD; encoded by the coding sequence ATGCAGAGCAATACCAACAACACCTCGCTATTCGACTTCCACGGCAGGCCGCGCCTGCTCAAGGCGCTGCCGATCTCCCTGCAGCACGTGCTGGCGATGATCGCCGGCGTCATCACCCCACCGATCATCATCGCCGGCGTGGTCGGCGCCACGCCGGCGGAGAAGCTGCAGCTGATCCAGATCGCGGTGCTGGCCTCCGGGGTCTGCACGCTGTTCCATCTCTACGGGGTGTGGAAGTTCGGCGCCCGGCTGCCGGCGATCTTCGGCGTGGGCTTCGCCTACGTGCCGACGCTGATCGCCGTGGGCGGCCAGTTCGGCATCGAGGGCATCCTCGGCGCCCAGCTGATCGGCGGCATCACCATGATGGTGGTGGGCTACTTCATCCAGTACATCCGCCACCTCTTTCCGCCGGTGGTGGCGGGCACCGTGGTGCTGGTGATCGGGCTGTCGCTGTACGACATCGCCATCCGCTACATCGCCGGCAGCGGCAACGTCGACGCGCCGCAGTTCGGCGAGCTGAAGAACTGGGGCGTGGGCGCTCTGACCCTGGTGACGGTGCTGCTGGCCTCCCAGTTCGGCCGCGGGGTGGTCAAGCTGTCGGCGATCATCGTCGGCATCCTGGTCGGCTACCTGGTCGCGCTGCCGCTGGGCATGGTCGACTTCGGCCCGGTGGCCAGTGCCGCCTGGGTCGCCGTGCCGACGCCGATGCCGTTCGAGATGGAGTTCCACTCCGCCGCCATCGTCTCGCTGGTGGTGATCTGCGTGATCAACTCGGTGCAGACCATCGGCGACCTGTCGGCGACCAGCGTGGCCGGCATGAACCGCGAACTGCGGACCCGAGAGCTGACCGGCGGCCTGCTCGGCAACGGCCTGACCACCGCCGTCAGCGCCTTCTTCGGCGCCCTGCCGACCTCCACCTTCAGCCAGAACGTGGGCATCGTGGCCATGACCAAGGTGATCAGCCGCGCCGTGCTGGCCATCGCCGGCGTCTTCATGCTGCTGGCCGGCTTCAGCCCCAAGTTCGGCGCCCTGATGACCACCATTCCCTATCCGGTGCTGGGCGGCGCCACCATCACAGTGTTCGGGATGATCACCATGACCGGCATCCAACTGCTGACCAAGGACGAGATGTCGGCGCGCAACATGACCATCGTCGGACTGGCCCTGGCGCTCAGCCTGGGCATCGCCGCGGTGCCCTCGGCCATCTCCGAGTTCCCGCAGACCCTGCAGAACGTGATCGGCGGGGCGCCGATCGTGGTCGCGGCGATCACCGCCTTCGTGCTCAACCTGGTGCTGCCGCGTACCACCCTGGCCGACGAGGCCCGGGAGCGTGAGGCCATCGCCGAGGCGGATGCCGCCGCCGAACAGGCCGCCCGTGGCGAGCCTCGGGCGGACGGCGGCCGAGTCGCCTCCGGCGCCGGCGACTGA
- the uraD gene encoding 2-oxo-4-hydroxy-4-carboxy-5-ureidoimidazoline decarboxylase: MNHKTLSPRPSQLDRAAFVEQFGDIYEHSPWVAELAWQRGLGTEQDSPEGLAAAMGRVLNEADPERQLEVIHAHPDLAGKAAIAGDLTDDSTREQAGAGLDQCTPEEMARFERLNAAYKQRFGFPFVMAVKGSDRHAILAAFETRLEHGLDKERRTAIEQINRIAAFRLEARVG, from the coding sequence ATGAACCACAAGACGCTTTCCCCGCGCCCCAGCCAGCTGGACCGCGCCGCCTTCGTCGAGCAGTTCGGCGACATCTACGAGCATTCGCCCTGGGTGGCCGAGCTGGCCTGGCAGCGCGGCCTGGGCACCGAGCAGGACAGCCCCGAGGGCCTGGCCGCGGCCATGGGCCGGGTGCTGAACGAGGCCGACCCTGAGCGCCAGCTCGAGGTGATCCACGCCCACCCGGACCTGGCCGGCAAGGCCGCCATCGCCGGCGATCTCACCGATGATTCCACCCGCGAGCAGGCCGGCGCCGGCCTCGACCAGTGCACGCCGGAGGAGATGGCTCGCTTCGAGCGCCTGAACGCCGCCTACAAGCAGCGCTTCGGCTTTCCCTTCGTGATGGCGGTCAAGGGCAGCGATCGCCACGCCATCCTGGCCGCCTTCGAGACGCGCCTCGAGCACGGCCTCGACAAGGAGCGCCGCACCGCCATCGAGCAAATCAACCGCATCGCCGCCTTCCGGCTGGAGGCACGGGTCGGCTGA